Proteins from one Labrenzia sp. CE80 genomic window:
- a CDS encoding methyltransferase produces the protein MSEIDDDALAEAYNKGLELEKAGDHDQAAVHYRQALSLDPSDPGGVSIRLAAMGHEKSPEKMPDAYVATLFDQHADVFDDILVDQLGYCVPLLLRDLVRKLGIGPFDGLLDLGCGTGLTGIAFADCAKHQTGVDLSERIVELAYDREVYDDLYVGEAVEFLQEFEDEDGSRPRWDLIAATDVFPYLGAIEPILAGAADRLEAKGYFAFSTETLPESILADRDYMVGAKQRFAQGEGYLRRGLEAHGFKVLAMDPITVRLEDGEPVPGHLVVAQRTN, from the coding sequence ATGAGCGAAATCGATGATGATGCCCTCGCCGAGGCCTACAACAAGGGGCTCGAGCTGGAAAAGGCTGGCGATCATGATCAGGCAGCGGTTCACTATCGACAGGCGCTTAGTCTTGATCCGTCGGATCCAGGCGGTGTTTCCATCCGCCTCGCAGCGATGGGGCACGAAAAGTCTCCCGAGAAAATGCCGGACGCCTATGTGGCGACACTGTTTGATCAACATGCAGATGTCTTCGACGACATATTGGTTGATCAGCTGGGCTACTGCGTACCGCTCTTGCTGCGGGATCTTGTCCGCAAACTTGGCATTGGCCCTTTCGATGGCCTCTTGGATCTGGGGTGCGGCACCGGACTGACGGGCATTGCTTTCGCCGATTGCGCCAAACATCAGACAGGGGTCGACCTCTCGGAACGGATTGTGGAACTGGCCTATGACCGGGAGGTCTATGATGACCTTTACGTCGGTGAGGCGGTCGAGTTTCTACAAGAGTTCGAGGACGAAGACGGAAGCCGCCCGCGTTGGGATCTGATCGCCGCAACGGATGTCTTTCCCTATTTGGGCGCGATCGAACCCATCTTGGCCGGGGCCGCTGATCGGCTTGAAGCCAAGGGCTACTTTGCCTTTTCAACCGAGACGTTGCCTGAAAGCATTCTGGCTGACAGGGACTACATGGTCGGTGCAAAACAGCGTTTTGCCCAAGGCGAGGGCTACTTGCGCCGCGGTCTTGAGGCTCATGGTTTCAAGGTATTGGCCATGGATCCGATTACCGTGCGTCTTGAAGACGGAGAGCCGGTTCCCGGGCACTTGGTTGTCGCGCAGCGAACGAATTGA